One stretch of Armatimonadota bacterium DNA includes these proteins:
- a CDS encoding DUF1385 domain-containing protein produces the protein MRGSVRLMIGGQAVLEGVMMRGPSWVSTAVRAPEGRIVEEVYHRPSLLVRSRWARLPVVRGVVVLYEALSLGIRALLYSANQVVSEQAGRELSGREVALSLAGGLGVAVGLFFVTPTVLVRWVGHDLPPVAFNLAEGCIRVAILVLYIGLVGLLPDLRRVYMYHGAEHKAVNAWERGVPLVVSEVQKQSRFHPRCGTSFLLVVMGVAVMVFSLLGKPPLWERIASRVLLLPLVAGLSYEVIRAGARSRWVRPLIWPGLWLQHLTTREPDDAQVEVAIRALENVLLREEGVLERTVV, from the coding sequence ATGCGGGGATCCGTGCGCCTGATGATCGGCGGGCAGGCGGTGCTGGAAGGGGTCATGATGCGGGGCCCCAGCTGGGTGAGCACCGCGGTGCGGGCGCCGGAGGGCCGGATCGTGGAGGAGGTCTACCACCGTCCGAGCCTGTTGGTGCGGAGCCGCTGGGCCAGGCTCCCCGTGGTGCGCGGGGTGGTGGTGCTGTACGAGGCCCTCAGCCTCGGCATCCGGGCCCTCCTGTACTCCGCGAACCAGGTCGTCTCCGAGCAGGCCGGCCGGGAACTTTCCGGTCGGGAGGTCGCCCTGAGCCTGGCGGGAGGGCTGGGGGTCGCGGTGGGGCTCTTCTTCGTGACGCCCACCGTGTTGGTCCGGTGGGTGGGCCACGACCTTCCCCCCGTGGCCTTTAACCTCGCGGAGGGATGCATCCGGGTGGCGATCCTCGTTCTGTACATCGGGCTCGTGGGCCTGCTCCCGGACCTGCGCCGGGTGTACATGTATCACGGGGCGGAGCACAAGGCGGTAAACGCATGGGAGCGCGGTGTGCCCCTCGTGGTCTCGGAGGTCCAGAAGCAGAGCCGGTTCCACCCCCGCTGCGGCACCTCCTTCCTGCTGGTGGTGATGGGGGTGGCGGTGATGGTCTTCTCCCTCCTGGGCAAGCCGCCGCTGTGGGAGCGGATCGCCTCCCGGGTGCTGCTCCTGCCCCTCGTGGCGGGGCTGAGCTACGAGGTGATCCGGGCAGGGGCCCGTTCCCGGTGGGTCCGGCCCCTGATTTGGCCGGGACTTTGGTTACAGCACCTCACCACCCGGGAGCCGGACGATGCCCAGGTGGAGGTGGCCATCCGGGCCCTGGAGAACGTCCTCCTCCGGGAGGAGGGAGTGCTGGAGCGGACGGTGGTGTAG
- a CDS encoding M23 family metallopeptidase — MRKGAWVVLCLCLLVLGFPDTSRGATPGRVPPLVHIVRPGDTLWDLARRYGVTVEAIAAANGMKPTQVLRIGQVLRIPGRGISQPAVFPSHPPAPPGGQEGLRVYTVRPGDSLWLIARRYGVTVQALMDANGLRSDRLRTGQRLRIPASGTSTQISVVRRRVGFLWPARGVITSRFGRRWRRHHDGIDISAPRGTPIHAARSGRVRHAGWYGGYGLLVVLDHGGGLETFYGHASRLFVRPGQWVQQGQRIAAVGCTGACTGSHLHFEVRVRGQPVDPLRYLR; from the coding sequence ATGCGGAAGGGAGCGTGGGTGGTTCTGTGCCTATGCCTGCTGGTCCTCGGATTCCCTGATACCTCTCGCGGGGCGACCCCCGGCCGGGTTCCCCCACTCGTCCATATCGTCAGGCCCGGGGATACCCTTTGGGATCTTGCCCGGCGCTACGGGGTCACGGTGGAGGCCATCGCTGCGGCGAACGGGATGAAGCCGACCCAGGTTCTCCGGATCGGCCAGGTCCTGCGGATTCCGGGGAGGGGCATTTCGCAGCCCGCCGTGTTCCCCTCTCACCCCCCTGCCCCGCCGGGAGGGCAGGAGGGCTTGCGGGTGTACACCGTGCGGCCCGGGGATAGCCTGTGGCTCATCGCCCGGCGCTACGGAGTCACGGTTCAAGCCCTGATGGACGCCAACGGCCTTCGAAGCGACCGGCTGCGGACGGGGCAGCGCCTGCGTATCCCCGCTTCCGGGACTTCCACGCAGATTTCCGTCGTGCGGCGGAGGGTCGGGTTTTTGTGGCCCGCGCGGGGGGTGATCACGAGCCGGTTCGGCAGACGCTGGCGCCGCCACCACGACGGCATTGACATCTCGGCCCCTCGGGGAACGCCCATTCACGCAGCCCGCTCGGGCCGGGTGCGCCATGCGGGGTGGTACGGAGGCTACGGGCTCCTGGTGGTCCTGGATCATGGAGGGGGTCTAGAGACCTTCTACGGACACGCCTCCCGGCTCTTCGTGCGGCCGGGCCAGTGGGTGCAGCAGGGCCAGCGAATCGCCGCGGTGGGATGCACCGGTGCCTGTACGGGGTCCCACCTGCACTTCGAGGTGCGGGTCCGGGGTCAACCCGTGGATCCCCTCCGCTACCTCCGATAA
- a CDS encoding ABC transporter ATP-binding protein, with translation MGDDVLQVRDLHTWFELRRWGFVHVGWVRAVDGVTFALRRGEAVAVVGESGCGKSTLAKTLLGLVPPTRGEILFEGRPLRRHLRWARSRMGYVQQDPYGALAPFLTVRRILEEPLRIHGVPARERIHRIRSVLEEVGLVPVEEFLPRYPHMLSGGQQQRLVIARAQILNPRLLIADEPVSMLDASVRVEILQLLRALQRVHQLTILYITHDLSTVRYFCDRVFVMYAGRIVEQAPVEELLRNPRHPYTQALLAAIPDPDPRNAQRLRPVPPGEPPSLLRPPNGCRFHPRCPARIPGMCDRLVPPEFEASPGHLAQCWLLSEERQPEPASRSGP, from the coding sequence GTGGGGGATGACGTCCTCCAGGTGCGGGACCTGCATACCTGGTTCGAGCTGCGGCGATGGGGATTCGTGCACGTGGGGTGGGTGCGGGCCGTGGATGGGGTGACCTTCGCGCTGCGGCGGGGGGAGGCGGTGGCGGTGGTGGGGGAGAGCGGGTGCGGGAAGAGCACCCTCGCGAAGACCCTGCTGGGGCTCGTGCCTCCCACCCGGGGAGAGATCCTCTTCGAGGGAAGACCCCTGCGCCGGCATCTCCGCTGGGCACGTTCGCGCATGGGATACGTGCAGCAGGATCCCTACGGAGCCCTGGCCCCCTTCTTGACCGTGCGGCGCATCCTGGAAGAACCCCTCCGCATCCACGGCGTTCCCGCTCGGGAGCGGATCCACAGAATCCGGTCGGTGCTGGAAGAAGTCGGGCTTGTGCCCGTAGAGGAGTTCTTGCCCCGGTATCCCCACATGCTGAGCGGCGGGCAGCAGCAGCGGCTGGTGATCGCCCGGGCCCAGATCCTCAATCCCAGACTCCTGATCGCGGACGAGCCCGTCTCCATGCTGGACGCCTCCGTGCGGGTGGAGATCCTGCAGCTGTTGCGGGCCCTGCAGCGGGTCCACCAGCTCACCATCCTCTACATCACCCATGACCTCTCCACGGTGCGGTACTTCTGCGACCGGGTCTTCGTGATGTACGCGGGCCGGATCGTGGAGCAGGCCCCGGTAGAGGAACTCCTGCGCAACCCCCGGCACCCCTACACCCAGGCACTCCTCGCGGCGATCCCCGATCCGGATCCCCGAAACGCCCAGCGGCTGCGCCCGGTCCCGCCCGGGGAACCCCCGAGCCTCCTGCGACCCCCTAACGGATGTCGGTTCCACCCCCGCTGCCCGGCCCGGATTCCCGGGATGTGCGACCGGCTCGTCCCGCCCGAGTTTGAGGCCTCTCCCGGCCACCTGGCCCAATGCTGGCTGCTGAGCGAGGAGAGGCAGCCCGAGCCCGCCTCCCGAAGCGGTCCGTGA
- a CDS encoding ABC transporter ATP-binding protein, giving the protein MLRVEDLRLYFRTSQGPVQAVDGVCFELRRGRTLVVAGESGCGKSSLARAILRLLPRNVHTYSGRVYLDGLELLQMPEERFRREVRWRRVSLVPQAAQNALNPVLRVGDQVAEPLLLHGLAGKATEARPLVEEAFRLVGLPLDFVDRYPFELSGGMRQRVALAQALVLRPDLVILDEPTSALDVLTQAALLNVLKTIKWELGTSFLFITHDLATASELADEVVLMYAGQVVERCSASQFFTAPLHPYARALLGSVPTLRGDRPLAPIPGRPPSLIRPPAGCRFADRCPARFDRCAVDPPGFWVDGDRWVKCWLWEGSRGG; this is encoded by the coding sequence GTGCTGCGGGTGGAGGACCTGCGCCTTTACTTCCGCACCTCCCAGGGACCCGTGCAGGCCGTGGATGGGGTGTGCTTCGAGCTCCGGCGCGGTCGGACCCTGGTGGTGGCGGGGGAGAGCGGGTGCGGGAAGAGCTCCCTTGCCCGGGCCATCCTGCGGCTGCTGCCCCGCAACGTGCACACCTACTCCGGCCGGGTGTACCTGGACGGGCTGGAGCTGCTGCAGATGCCGGAGGAGCGGTTTCGCCGGGAGGTGCGTTGGCGTCGGGTGAGCCTGGTGCCGCAGGCGGCCCAGAACGCCCTCAACCCCGTACTCCGGGTGGGGGACCAGGTGGCGGAGCCCCTTCTCCTGCACGGGCTCGCGGGGAAGGCCACGGAGGCGCGGCCTCTGGTGGAGGAGGCGTTCCGGCTGGTGGGCTTGCCCCTGGACTTCGTGGACCGCTATCCCTTCGAGCTCAGCGGCGGCATGCGACAACGGGTCGCCCTAGCCCAGGCTCTGGTGCTCCGGCCGGATCTGGTGATCCTCGACGAGCCCACGAGTGCTCTGGACGTGCTCACCCAGGCGGCACTCCTGAACGTCCTGAAAACCATCAAGTGGGAGCTGGGAACGAGTTTCCTCTTCATCACCCACGACCTTGCCACCGCGAGCGAGCTCGCGGACGAGGTGGTGCTGATGTACGCGGGACAGGTGGTGGAGCGGTGCTCCGCCTCGCAGTTCTTCACCGCACCCCTCCACCCCTACGCCCGGGCGCTGCTGGGGAGCGTGCCCACTCTCCGGGGAGATCGGCCTCTCGCACCCATCCCGGGCCGGCCGCCGAGCCTCATCCGGCCGCCCGCGGGCTGCCGGTTCGCGGACCGTTGCCCAGCCCGCTTTGACCGGTGCGCGGTGGACCCTCCCGGGTTTTGGGTGGACGGGGACCGGTGGGTAAAGTGTTGGCTGTGGGAGGGGAGTCGTGGGGGATGA
- a CDS encoding ABC transporter permease, with translation MRRVLGELVRYRSAVSGLVIIGFFTALSVYAVIAVPYPEAIRLWRGGEELWQYNPRAARPEWVNWFLREDLPRTLVVEGTSEVWSARPLGGEVREAMGVLSFAYPYRRPPSELGVFLEADYRERMPQVELSWVAPGGPEVRIAEFAVRRREVYRLSSDPRLQQELGGRPEVVLFSPPDRPEEAVQGQYALRVRAYLFEPDSEVRVRLVVYGEVHGLAGTDHLRRDLSLALLWGTPVAMAFGLVASVGSSVSTLVIAALGAWYGGWVDGLIQRITEVNLILPGLPILIMIATLYSRSLPVMVGVVILLGIFGGGIKTYRALFLQVKESPYIEAARAYGASGLRIVFLYMVPRAVPILVPQFVTLIPGFVFLEATLSVLGLGDPLLPTWGKVIEDAYRAGALYVGQYYWVLEPASLLMLAGLGFTLLGFALDRIFNPRLREL, from the coding sequence ATGCGGCGGGTGCTCGGGGAGCTCGTGCGATACCGGTCTGCGGTGAGCGGCCTCGTCATCATCGGGTTTTTCACGGCCCTCTCCGTGTACGCGGTGATCGCGGTCCCCTATCCGGAAGCCATCCGCCTGTGGCGGGGTGGGGAGGAGCTGTGGCAGTACAACCCTCGGGCGGCCCGGCCCGAGTGGGTGAACTGGTTTTTGCGGGAGGATCTCCCCCGCACCCTGGTGGTGGAAGGGACCAGTGAGGTCTGGTCCGCACGGCCGTTGGGTGGGGAGGTCCGGGAGGCGATGGGTGTGCTTTCGTTCGCGTACCCCTACCGGCGCCCTCCCAGCGAGCTGGGGGTCTTCCTGGAGGCCGACTACCGGGAGCGGATGCCCCAGGTGGAGCTGAGCTGGGTCGCCCCGGGTGGGCCGGAGGTCCGGATCGCGGAGTTCGCCGTCCGCAGGCGGGAAGTCTACCGCCTGAGTTCTGATCCGCGGCTCCAGCAGGAGCTGGGAGGGCGTCCGGAGGTGGTCCTGTTCTCCCCTCCAGACCGTCCGGAGGAGGCGGTGCAGGGGCAGTACGCGCTGCGGGTGCGGGCGTACCTCTTCGAGCCGGACTCGGAGGTGCGGGTGCGGCTGGTGGTGTATGGGGAGGTGCACGGCCTCGCGGGCACGGACCACCTGCGGCGTGACCTCAGCCTGGCGCTTCTCTGGGGGACGCCCGTGGCCATGGCGTTCGGGCTGGTGGCATCGGTGGGGAGCAGCGTGAGCACCTTGGTGATCGCGGCCCTGGGCGCGTGGTACGGGGGGTGGGTGGACGGGCTCATCCAGCGCATCACGGAGGTGAACCTCATCCTGCCGGGCCTCCCCATCCTCATCATGATCGCCACCCTGTACTCCCGGAGTCTCCCGGTCATGGTGGGCGTGGTGATCCTGCTGGGGATCTTCGGAGGTGGGATCAAGACCTACCGGGCCCTGTTCCTGCAGGTGAAGGAATCCCCGTACATCGAGGCGGCCCGAGCATACGGGGCGAGCGGACTGCGCATCGTGTTCCTCTACATGGTGCCCCGAGCGGTTCCCATCCTGGTGCCGCAGTTCGTCACGCTCATTCCGGGCTTCGTGTTCCTGGAGGCCACCTTGAGCGTCCTGGGACTCGGAGATCCGCTCCTGCCCACCTGGGGGAAGGTGATCGAGGACGCGTACCGGGCCGGGGCCCTCTACGTGGGGCAGTACTACTGGGTGCTGGAGCCCGCGTCCCTCCTGATGCTCGCCGGCTTGGGGTTCACCCTGCTCGGGTTCGCCCTGGATCGCATCTTCAACCCGCGTCTGCGGGAGCTGTAG
- a CDS encoding ABC transporter permease has translation MALFFTTVVGIYLTILVANMGGYVDQIKRAEIREQVALAASLNEQIRRLPPEVRERVVAEMIRVEERRLGLDRPFLVRSLIYLRDALLLRLGFAERMTSDVGSRLVRQILLDRLGPTLLLFATTSIFLFFVSVAMALRLSRRYGSPLDRLVVALAPLSTPPAWFYGIFLILIFAAWLRWLPFGGMVDAPPPEGRWAYAASVLKHMILPAGAIVLTSLPLAVYSWRTFFLLFSSEDYVDLARAKGLPGPLLERRYILRPALPTLLTNFALGLIGTWTGAIVLETVFNWPGLGRTLYQAVGLADTPVIVGATILYAYLLAITVFLLDVAYAIVDPRVRVGG, from the coding sequence ATGGCCCTGTTCTTCACCACCGTGGTGGGCATCTACCTCACCATCCTGGTGGCCAACATGGGGGGGTATGTGGATCAGATCAAGCGGGCGGAGATCCGGGAGCAGGTGGCCCTCGCGGCCTCCCTGAACGAACAGATCCGGCGGCTCCCGCCGGAGGTGCGGGAGCGGGTGGTGGCGGAGATGATCCGGGTGGAGGAGCGGCGTCTGGGCCTTGACCGCCCCTTCCTTGTCCGATCCCTGATCTACCTGCGGGATGCGCTCCTGCTGCGGTTGGGGTTCGCGGAGCGCATGACCAGCGATGTCGGCTCTCGGCTGGTGCGCCAGATCCTTCTGGACCGCCTGGGCCCCACCCTCCTGCTGTTCGCCACCACCTCAATCTTCCTCTTCTTCGTCTCCGTGGCGATGGCCCTGCGTCTCTCCCGGAGGTACGGGAGCCCCCTGGACCGCCTGGTGGTGGCCCTGGCCCCCCTCTCCACCCCACCCGCCTGGTTCTACGGGATCTTTCTAATCCTGATCTTTGCCGCGTGGCTGCGCTGGCTGCCCTTCGGCGGCATGGTGGACGCCCCTCCTCCGGAGGGGAGGTGGGCGTACGCGGCGAGCGTCCTCAAGCACATGATCCTGCCCGCGGGGGCCATCGTCCTCACCTCCCTCCCCCTGGCCGTCTATTCCTGGCGCACCTTCTTCCTGCTGTTCAGCAGCGAGGACTACGTGGATCTGGCCCGGGCAAAAGGACTCCCGGGGCCGCTGTTGGAGCGCCGGTACATCCTCCGTCCGGCCCTTCCCACCCTCCTCACCAACTTTGCCCTGGGACTCATCGGTACGTGGACGGGGGCCATCGTGCTGGAGACGGTGTTCAACTGGCCGGGCCTGGGCCGCACCCTCTACCAGGCGGTGGGACTCGCGGACACACCCGTGATCGTGGGCGCCACCATCCTCTACGCGTACCTGTTGGCCATCACCGTGTTCCTGTTGGACGTGGCGTACGCCATCGTGGATCCCCGGGTGCGGGTGGGGGGATAG
- a CDS encoding ABC transporter substrate-binding protein → MRRGVHQGRVLAGVLVLALLGVSAAAAQGPRVGAWVDAVVAVEEPSEAAAVRRMEAGDLHAWFSETAIPEVANRIRQSRTLVSTTSYGLYHELTFNPVGPVFPGTNRLNPFAVPRIREAVNWLVDRRYIAQELMGGLGEPRYLPISRAFPDYARIAEVARRLEIRYAHNPERARAVLTEEMRKLGATLVDGKWHFRGTPVVLTFLIRIEDERRQIGDYVAGLLEQVGFTVERRYGRAPELSPIWSTGDPALGRWHLYTGGWISTVIDRDQVDVFDFFYTKRGLPSPLWQAYRPSPEFDRLAERLAQRRFRSVQERNRLLARALELALQDSVRVWLVDRLPVLAWRSEVEVVSDLAGGLAGSFLWPYTLRYRGRTGGVVRIGLRSILAEPWNPVGGSNWIFDTTLIRATQDYPLLPDPYTGLPIPQRVEKVEVTVQQGLPVTKSADWVELKFAPQIRVPEDAIIGWDSRAQRFVTVRERYPQGLTAIRKSVVYFDRDLFRKVQWHDGNRLSLGDILLAWILTFERAEEHSPLFDRSYLPAFRSFVETFRGFRIVREDPLVAEYYSTDWTLEAELMTSAGAFWPVYGFGPGPWHTVALGIRAETSGRAAFTAAKATEKRVERLNYVAGPTLAILDEELRAAQRENYIPFERALRRWISPEEARQRWRLLAAWRAGRGHYWVGMGPFLLQRVSPVEKIVELRRFGRFPDPSTKWLRFGEPRIPTASLSGPRTVRAGQEATYEVRITHRGRPYPPGDIEAVRYLLFDARNELAHTGRAQRAGESWRVVLSPQATSRLRPGASRLEVIVISRVVSIPGFASLTFTALPPQ, encoded by the coding sequence ATGCGGCGAGGCGTACATCAGGGCAGAGTCCTTGCGGGCGTGCTGGTGCTGGCCCTCCTGGGCGTGTCCGCGGCCGCAGCCCAGGGGCCGCGGGTCGGCGCGTGGGTGGACGCGGTGGTGGCGGTGGAGGAACCCAGCGAGGCGGCGGCGGTGCGCCGGATGGAGGCCGGAGACCTGCATGCCTGGTTCAGCGAGACGGCCATCCCGGAGGTGGCCAACCGCATCCGCCAGAGCCGGACCCTCGTCTCCACCACGAGCTACGGTCTCTATCACGAGCTCACCTTCAACCCCGTGGGTCCCGTCTTCCCCGGCACGAACCGTCTCAACCCCTTCGCGGTCCCCCGCATCCGGGAGGCGGTGAACTGGCTCGTGGACCGGCGGTACATCGCCCAGGAGCTCATGGGGGGGCTCGGAGAGCCCCGCTACCTTCCCATCAGCCGGGCGTTCCCCGATTACGCCCGCATCGCGGAGGTGGCGAGGCGGCTGGAGATCCGCTACGCGCACAACCCCGAGCGGGCCCGGGCGGTCCTCACGGAGGAGATGCGGAAGCTGGGGGCCACCCTGGTGGACGGGAAGTGGCACTTCCGGGGGACTCCCGTGGTGCTCACCTTCCTGATCCGCATCGAGGACGAGCGCCGGCAGATCGGGGATTACGTGGCGGGGCTCCTGGAGCAGGTGGGGTTCACCGTGGAGCGGCGGTACGGTCGGGCCCCGGAGCTGAGCCCCATCTGGAGCACAGGCGATCCCGCCCTGGGGCGCTGGCACCTCTACACGGGGGGGTGGATCAGCACGGTCATTGACCGGGACCAGGTGGACGTCTTCGATTTCTTCTACACCAAGCGCGGCCTCCCGAGTCCGCTCTGGCAGGCGTACCGGCCGAGCCCCGAGTTCGACCGGCTCGCAGAGCGGCTCGCGCAGCGCCGGTTCCGTTCCGTGCAGGAGCGCAACCGCTTGCTCGCGCGGGCCCTGGAGCTCGCCCTGCAGGACTCCGTGCGGGTGTGGCTGGTGGACCGGCTCCCCGTCCTGGCCTGGCGGTCGGAGGTGGAGGTGGTGAGCGATCTCGCGGGGGGGCTTGCGGGGTCGTTCCTCTGGCCCTACACCCTCCGGTACCGAGGTCGGACGGGCGGCGTGGTGCGCATCGGCCTGCGGAGCATCCTCGCGGAGCCGTGGAACCCCGTGGGCGGCTCCAACTGGATCTTCGACACCACCCTGATCCGCGCCACCCAGGACTACCCGCTCCTTCCGGATCCCTACACGGGGCTGCCGATCCCGCAGCGGGTCGAGAAGGTGGAGGTCACGGTCCAGCAGGGGCTACCGGTCACCAAGAGCGCGGACTGGGTGGAGTTGAAGTTCGCGCCCCAGATCCGGGTGCCGGAGGACGCCATCATCGGGTGGGATTCCCGGGCCCAGCGGTTCGTGACGGTGCGGGAGCGGTATCCCCAGGGCCTCACCGCGATCCGGAAGAGCGTGGTCTACTTTGACCGGGACCTCTTCCGGAAGGTGCAGTGGCACGACGGGAACCGCCTGAGCCTGGGCGACATCCTGCTCGCCTGGATCCTCACCTTCGAGCGGGCGGAGGAACATAGCCCCCTCTTCGACCGCTCTTACCTTCCCGCCTTCCGATCCTTCGTGGAGACCTTCCGGGGGTTCCGCATCGTCCGGGAGGATCCCCTGGTGGCGGAGTACTACAGCACGGACTGGACCCTGGAGGCGGAGCTCATGACCTCGGCAGGGGCCTTCTGGCCGGTGTACGGGTTCGGACCCGGGCCCTGGCATACCGTGGCGTTGGGCATTCGGGCAGAGACGAGTGGACGGGCGGCCTTCACGGCCGCGAAGGCCACGGAGAAGAGGGTGGAGCGGCTCAACTATGTGGCGGGCCCCACCCTCGCCATCCTGGACGAGGAACTCCGGGCCGCCCAACGGGAGAACTACATCCCCTTCGAGCGGGCCCTGCGCCGGTGGATCTCCCCGGAGGAGGCGCGGCAGCGATGGCGGCTGCTTGCGGCGTGGCGGGCGGGCCGCGGGCACTACTGGGTGGGCATGGGGCCATTCCTGCTGCAGCGGGTCTCGCCCGTGGAGAAGATCGTGGAGCTGCGGCGGTTCGGCCGGTTTCCGGATCCCTCCACCAAGTGGTTGCGGTTCGGAGAACCTCGAATCCCTACCGCCTCCCTGAGTGGCCCCCGCACCGTGCGGGCCGGGCAGGAGGCCACGTACGAGGTACGCATCACCCACCGCGGGAGGCCCTATCCGCCCGGGGACATCGAGGCGGTGCGCTACCTCCTGTTCGATGCCCGCAACGAGCTCGCCCACACGGGTCGGGCGCAGCGTGCCGGGGAGAGCTGGCGGGTGGTCCTCTCCCCGCAGGCGACTTCCCGTCTGAGACCCGGCGCCTCGCGGCTGGAGGTCATCGTGATCTCCCGCGTGGTGAGCATTCCCGGATTCGCCTCCTTGACCTTTACGGCCTTGCCCCCGCAGTAG
- a CDS encoding UvrD-helicase domain-containing protein: MRIAMRSPDLLADLNPAQREAVLYEGGPLLILAGAGSGKTRVLAYRVAHLIGGRGVPPDRILAVTFTNKAAGEMRDRIGQLVGGRIAERVWIGTFHRVCGRLLRRWGERIGLAPRFVIYDEEDQRATVREALRRLNLDERRIPPGAVLAAISAAKNEGTDLPDYERRATTYFEQVVAAVWREYQRILAEHDALDFDDMLLETLRLFAACPDVLAECQERFLHILVDEYQDTNPVQFRLLSALAARHRNLCVVGDVDQAIYGWRGADIRNILEFERDFPDARVIPLEQNYRSTRTILEAAEHLIRHNPHRYPKRLWTENPAGEPLTVYAAWDEHDEARFVVEEIRRLQACGYPLRACAILYRINAQSRQFEEALLRAGIPYQVVGALRFYERREVKDLLAYLRVLANPRDVLSLRRIVNVPRRGIGEGTLARIEAAAERLGIPPVQAMRCPEVLGSLPPQSRRAVEGFGAVLEALQEAMSQSTVSELIALAIERTGYRAALEAEGTEEAAARLENLRELVTVAQEFERASGETSVEAFLEHVALMTDVDVYDETQDRVALLTLHAAKGLEFSVVFLCGLEEGLFPHSRSVEDPRRLEEERRLAYVGITRARERVYLTYAQQRTLFGRTFASVPSRFLEELPRACLRELRTPRTEAGDWPDLPNREVPELRAGEWVRHRHFGLGQVVGIEGEGSRAVATVRFPGVGTKRLALGYAPLEKATD, translated from the coding sequence GTGCGGATCGCGATGCGTTCCCCGGACCTCCTCGCGGACCTGAACCCCGCGCAGCGGGAGGCGGTCCTGTACGAGGGCGGGCCGCTGTTGATCCTGGCGGGCGCGGGCAGCGGCAAGACCCGGGTCCTGGCCTACCGGGTGGCCCACCTCATCGGAGGGCGTGGGGTGCCGCCGGACCGCATCCTCGCGGTGACGTTCACCAACAAGGCCGCGGGCGAGATGCGGGACCGCATCGGGCAGCTGGTGGGCGGGCGGATTGCGGAGCGGGTCTGGATCGGTACCTTCCACCGGGTCTGCGGCCGCCTCCTGCGGCGGTGGGGGGAACGCATCGGGCTCGCCCCGCGCTTTGTGATCTACGACGAGGAGGACCAGCGGGCCACCGTGCGGGAGGCCCTGCGGCGGCTGAACCTGGACGAACGGCGGATTCCACCCGGCGCGGTGCTCGCCGCCATCTCCGCGGCGAAGAACGAGGGCACGGACCTGCCGGATTACGAGCGGCGCGCCACGACCTACTTCGAGCAGGTGGTGGCGGCGGTGTGGCGGGAGTACCAGCGGATCCTCGCGGAGCACGACGCCCTGGACTTCGACGACATGCTCCTGGAAACCCTGCGGCTTTTCGCAGCCTGTCCGGATGTGCTGGCGGAGTGCCAGGAACGGTTCCTGCACATCCTGGTGGACGAGTACCAGGACACCAACCCCGTGCAGTTCCGCCTCCTCAGCGCCCTCGCGGCCCGGCACCGGAACCTGTGCGTGGTGGGAGACGTGGATCAGGCCATCTACGGATGGCGGGGCGCGGACATCCGCAACATCCTGGAGTTCGAGCGCGACTTCCCGGACGCCCGCGTCATCCCCCTGGAGCAGAACTACCGGTCCACGAGGACCATCCTGGAGGCCGCGGAACACCTCATCCGCCACAACCCCCACCGTTACCCCAAGCGCCTGTGGACAGAAAACCCCGCCGGGGAACCCCTCACCGTGTACGCGGCGTGGGACGAGCACGACGAGGCCCGGTTCGTGGTGGAGGAGATCCGGAGGCTGCAGGCGTGCGGGTATCCCCTGCGGGCGTGCGCGATCCTGTACCGGATCAATGCGCAATCCCGGCAGTTCGAGGAGGCCCTCCTGCGGGCGGGGATCCCCTACCAGGTGGTGGGGGCTCTCCGGTTCTACGAGCGGCGGGAGGTGAAGGATCTCCTGGCGTACCTGCGGGTGCTCGCGAATCCCCGGGATGTGCTGAGCCTGCGCCGGATCGTCAACGTCCCCCGCCGGGGCATCGGAGAGGGGACCCTGGCACGGATCGAGGCGGCCGCGGAGCGCCTCGGAATCCCGCCGGTACAGGCCATGCGATGCCCGGAGGTGCTCGGGAGCCTTCCCCCGCAGAGCCGGCGGGCGGTGGAGGGGTTCGGGGCGGTCCTGGAGGCGCTTCAGGAGGCCATGTCCCAATCCACGGTCTCCGAGCTCATCGCCCTTGCCATCGAGAGGACGGGGTACCGGGCAGCCCTGGAAGCGGAGGGCACGGAGGAGGCCGCGGCGCGCCTGGAGAACCTGCGGGAACTGGTAACCGTGGCGCAGGAATTCGAGCGGGCCAGCGGGGAGACTTCCGTGGAGGCCTTTTTGGAGCACGTGGCCCTCATGACGGACGTGGACGTCTACGACGAGACGCAGGACCGGGTGGCACTCCTGACCCTCCACGCGGCGAAGGGACTGGAGTTCTCCGTGGTGTTCCTGTGCGGGCTGGAAGAGGGACTCTTCCCCCACAGCCGCTCCGTGGAGGATCCCCGGCGGCTGGAGGAGGAACGGCGGCTCGCCTACGTGGGCATCACCCGGGCGAGGGAACGGGTGTACCTCACCTATGCCCAGCAGCGCACCCTCTTCGGGCGTACCTTCGCGAGCGTGCCCAGCCGGTTCCTGGAGGAGCTCCCCCGGGCGTGCCTGCGGGAGCTGCGCACTCCCCGCACGGAGGCGGGGGATTGGCCGGATCTCCCGAACCGGGAGGTGCCGGAACTCCGGGCAGGAGAATGGGTGCGGCACCGCCACTTCGGCCTGGGCCAGGTGGTGGGGATCGAGGGAGAGGGCAGCCGGGCGGTGGCCACCGTGCGGTTCCCGGGCGTGGGCACGAAGCGTCTCGCGCTGGGATATGCGCCCCTGGAGAAGGCCACGGACTAG